From the Trifolium pratense cultivar HEN17-A07 linkage group LG4, ARS_RC_1.1, whole genome shotgun sequence genome, the window AATATTTCGattaaaacaaactaaaaattaagtcaaaaaaaaaaactaaaaataagttctcatAAACTTAATTCAATTGATAGGCAAATCATATTATATGTACAGAAGTTGGAGTCTGAAGTCCATACACTATACGTATTCACCTTTCCTACCGATGCACCAAACATAATATTTAAGTAGGATAgaataattttatcatattttgtctCTTTATCATGTGCATCAAACGAGCTCTTAAGAATGAAATTCTTACCATCTCATCCAAACATTCATAAGATAAATATATTATCATCATATCTTattgtactttattatttttattttattatttttattttgtgagtGATCGACCTCAAATTAAACTACATAAGATCTCATACCGTCTCATCCAAACACTCATAAGATAAATTATCAACGTACAATATCATCATACTTGAAATTTATTACTAACATATTAAAATcgatcgattaccaccaaagttactaatatattaaaattgaccTCAAGTTATatcattcattgtaattttactaaaaaaataaataaaaaaatacatagtaaAATTTTAGCAATTCAAAATAATCTCATTTCAACAcaataaaatcaaaatcttttctagaccaaaaataaaatcaaaatcttttcaccaataataataaattggaTTAAAGTAATAAAAATCTTAACCTATTTATCAATTGGCAGTGGAATATTCGTATCAATAAAACAAgatcatgttaaacagtgcactcagtgcacttgttaagcatactaaaaataaaaataaaacataaagttaatgttgataaaaacaactttttacaatttcaatgcattgaatgtAAAAGTTTcaagacaaattttttttttaatatgtttaattagTGCACCGGgtacactatttaacattttccctaaaacaataacaaaaaaaatttccattagttttttgtttcttcttctcaGACAAAAATCGTTTCCATCAATGTAAAGAAAATCTTTTCCATTAGTTTCTCAACAAGTAACGCACACACAATAGGGTCCACACACAAAACGGCGTTGCGGCCGCACGATGCACCGTTCACATTGGACCACACTCTAAAATAATCTCTTAAGgagaaacaaaaattgtatgAGGAAAGGAACATGCTTATTAAACAGTTCCTTCAAAACACATAAGTAACGTGCATGGTTAGTACACGTGGaccaataacaataaaacacacaaaaaaatgttaaatctTTTTATTCGTATTTCTTTTGTTGAAGTGATCAAAACTTCAATTCAACACTCAGAGAGAAAACATAACTGAACTGAAAGAAAAcgcagaagaaaaaaaataaaaaacagaaccATTTTTTTTCTGGGTTTTCAATCGTTTAagattgttgatttttgtttggttttgtgttttttctttgaaattgGTTTCTTGAAACAAAAGGGTACGTGAAATGCCGCGTTTTCTGCATTGAAAGTTTTTTCTGAATTTCTTGTGTAACTCATCAATGGAGGTTGATGGTGGTGATAAGAATAATGGAAATCGAAAACGGAAAAGAGGGTCGTTGAAAAAAAAGCTTCTTGTTGATGAAAAAGTTGAGGTAATGTAATGCTATctgattctgttttttttttttttcttgataaagatttgattttttttttgtttatgaatttCTGGGATGTGGATTTTGTTGTAGGTTTTGTGATTTGGTGTTTTTAGGGTTTTATGTGAGGGTTATTTTACACAATTATTGTTGTAATTCTGTTAtctcaagaatttttttttcattggtttttttttttttactgttatGATCCTTTGATTTTCTGTTGTTGATTTATGGTTTTGATGTGACTTCTCTAATTCTTGTTTTCATAATTGAATTAGCATTCATCTTTGCTTAAATTGTTggcattttcttgtttttgacTATGCTTTGGATTTCATGCAAGTGATGAATTGGGAATGGGATACTGTTTATGGTGATATAATGTGGATTCATTGTTATTCCTTTCTTAACAACTTTGCGGTTTTTGACAAAACATGCATGTTGTGTGAATTGTGATTTTCCTTTATCTGAAATTTCCACTTCaaggttttttttataaagacactgattttttttatttgttacagTTGAGGAGTTTAGAGGATGGTTTTCTAGGATCATGGCATCCGGGGAAAATTGTTCGCTGTGGGAGGAAGAAGCGATATGTGAAATATGACAATATTCTCAATGATGATGAATCAGACTATCTTATTGAAGTGGTGAACGTTTCTAGTGTTTTTGATGGTGTTAATCCTTTATCTGGTTCAAATTGTGTCTATGAACGCGGTCTAATTAGACCATTGCCTCCTCCAATTGAGTTACGGATAAAGGATCTTCCATTTGGACTTTGTGTTGATGTGAATTATCAAGATGCTTGGTGGGAAGGTGTGATATTCGATCACTGTGATGGAACGAAGGAGAGGAGCATATTCTTCCCTGATTTGGGTGATGAAATGAAGGTTGGAGTTAAACAATTGAGGATCACTCAGGATTGGGATGAATCAACTGAGAATTGGTTACCGAGAGGGAAATGGGTTTTTCTTGAGTTGTTTGAGGAGTGTGAGAGGGTATCCTATGTTGCAGTCTCGGTGAAACAGATTTGGTATGATGTTAGGATGAGAAAAGATTTTGCTGAAACCATTAAAGAATGGACTTGTAATGTGAAGGAGTTGTGGAGAGAAATGGTTGTTGAGGTGATTGGTGATTACTATACCCTCACTCTAAACGAAGTTCGCCTTGCATTAAACCTTCCGAAGAATTTACTCGAAGGAGGGTCATCTGAACCATCTGATAATGTTCATTGTTATGCTGCTAGTCATGGTAATGAAATTGGTTCTGACATTGAAATAGCTAATAGGCCCAAGGAAAATGGTGACTCCCCAAACATGTTGGATGTTGATCAAAACTGTGGTAGCACTAGCCCCATTCCTTTGGTGGATGGGGAAGTTGAGAAGGAAAGTGTTTTACATGAAGAGTCCGAATCACCAAAAGAAATTTCCTGTGCTAATGTATTAGATTCAGATAAAAACCGAAGACGCAGACGCTCTACGTCAATAAATTGGAGACCTTTGGTATTGTCTGAAGTTGAATTCTGTCCTGAAGTTATTAATGAGTATGCAGTTGGATGCAGGAGCAAGACGGTTCGAGAACTTTTGAAGACGAAAGTTAGAAAACATCTTGCTTATCTTGGATGGACAATTGAATGGACCGAAAACAATTGTCCTCAAAATAGACGGTACCGGTACAAGTCACCGGATATACGTGACCCGAAGTTTTACACTTCAATTTTTCAGGTTACTAAAGTTTTGGAAGATGGTTCCAGCATGAACTTTGTGCCACCCCAAATTGACAGTAATATTTCACATCTGCTAACTGATTCGCAACAAATGAACCGAGATTTAGATGTTTGTCCTCCAACTAAGGATCCTTCTACAGTTAATATTCAATCTGAGCCTGAATTATGTCCTCTAGCCATCGTGAAATACTACTTTCACTCATTAGAGAGAAACTCGGCTGATAAGAGAAAATGGAAGTTGAAAGCGAAAAAACATCTGTTAGCAGAAGGATGGATCTTTGACTACCCAACTGAAAGAAGGAAGACAACTTTGTACAAGTCTCCACAAAATCAGTGTTTAGGTACACTTCAAGGTGCATGCAGACTAtaccttaaagaaaaaattccTGAATGGACTAATTCTGATCAAGTTAATGGTGATGATCTATTGCCGAGTGTGTTCCAATTGCTTCAAAAAGAGCCTGAATTACATACTATAGATGGTACACCACCAACTGCAAAGAGAAACCATAAACGCACAAGGACTTCAAAGGGTAGCGCACAAAAGGGCATAGAGAATGAAGTACCTACCCGGGTGCTAAGATCAAGCAAGAGGGTGCAGAAGGTTTTGGGTTTGTCACATCAAAAGCCTCAAAATGTTCTGTCTTGGTTAATAGATTACAACATTGTGTTACCAAAATACAAGGTCTTTTACCGGGAAACAGAAGGAGAAGGAAACTCCCCCATGGTTGAGGGAAGGATAACTCGTGAAGGAATCAAATGCAGCTGTTGTCAGAACATATATGGACTCAGTGGCTTTGCAAACCATGCCGGTGGAAGCAGTACCTGCTGGCCTTCGGCTTGTATCTTTTTGAAGGATGGTAGGTCATTGTTAGATTGCATGAGGGAAGTAATGCAAGATCACAGGGCAAGGGAAGTCATGGAGAAACCGTGCAATTATATGTTTGAAGGCGAAAATGACAACATTTGTTCTGTTTGTAATTACGGCGGTGAACTTATTTTATGCGACCAATGCCCCTCAGCATTTCATAAGAATTGTCTGAATTTGGAGGTACATTATTAACTAGTTTCCTTTTCAATCGTGCCATATTAAGTTCTGTCTTGTTGATATATATCCTTTCCATTTTGTGTCGATGTAACTGCTGCAATTCAGTACTTTAATGCCATATTAACTAATGTCATTCTGCATGTGTAGGACATCCCTGATGGTGATTGGTTTTGTCCATCATGCCGTTGCGGGATTTGCGgccaaaacaaaattgaaaagacTGAGGATGGACATTTTCTCACTTGCATTCAGTGTGAACATAAATGTAAGCTGATATATAGATTTGCTTCAATATTTCATCCATTTCTCTGTGAATGTCTTTTTGTCTGTGGGCAGAATAACTACATATGATGACCAATGAAAATTTTCTTCAATTCTATGTAGATCATGTTCAGTGCCtcagaaataaagaaaaagataatTCAAGACGATACCAGGAAAATTGGTTTTGTGGAGAAGAGTGTGAAAGGGTAAGTTAAGTCCACCTCCCTTTTTTCTTGTATTCTAGAAAAATTGCATCTCATTCTTCTATTTGTTCTGATTTTACATATCATGGTTGCATTTATAATGGATTTCATTTAATAGCGAATTAGCTACTAGTGCACAACGCATGATTTTCGTGATTGATAAATGTTAAGACATCACAAGCATAATAGATTTGATATATGCTGCTAGAATTATGTTTTATGACAATGATTATACACTACATTTACATGTACGCACTTTCCCAGGTATATAAGGGGCTCCAAAATCTGTTGGGAAAGCCGGTTCTAGTGGGTGAGGACAATCTAACTTGGACATTGGTGAAGTATGTCAACTCTGAGAATAGTGGTGTTGGCAGTGCTGAAAATGACTTAGTAGCAGAGAGTTACACTAAACTCAGTGTTGCACTTTCGGTGATGCATGAATGTTTTGAGCCGTTACATAACTCGTTCTCTAGGAGGGATATCGTGGAAGATGTTATATTCAACCAAAGGTACGGCATTCTTATCCTTCAAATCATGTTCTTAACATTTTATGACGATTCTTTGCTTACTGTGTTGTCGCATACTAGCAATTCATGCATAAAGCATTCTGAGTTCAACCTGAAATTGCATTGCTTACCTTCAGTTTTGAGACTTTTCCGTTGCTCAGTGGTGGTAAATTAGTATTATTCAGGTGACACAAATGAAAGTAATCAGTTTTGTTTTCTCATTACTGTGGATTCTATGATCTACCAACTTTTTCTCATAAGGAAAAAAAACCTTATACTATTTTTATACAATACATCGATATGTTAGAATTTAGTGCGAAGTTTGTAAGTTTTACGTTTATCATGCATGATTGAATTGATGCGACTGTAGACATATTTATTTGAAGATACTAATAAAAAAGTTTCCTTATTTTTCTGTACAACATTTCTTCTCTTCCAGCTTATTGTGCAAAATCTATGCCTATGGATGGCATCATGAATATTGAGCCAGTGTCTGAAGAGTAAACTAATCTATGCCTATTTTGGTTAATAGATTCAAAGATGATTCTAATGGACTAAGCGTAAACTTTTAAATCTTCttgtgttgaattttttttcgaTCAAACAATATGGCATGAAAAAACATCTATAGAGTTTGAGATTCCAACTATGTTTGCATCTCAAACTCAAAGCCTTAGTTCTGGTAGGTATTTGTTTCATTTAAAATGTGTGGATGATGTACTAAATTGTGCTACATTGTTGTTATATTCGCTCTGCGACAATGCTTGATACATGTACTTTGGAACCGTGCAGGTCTGAGCTCAACCGGTTGAATTTCCAGGGTTTCTATACCGTACTTCTAGAGAGAAATGAAGAGTTGATTAGTGTGGCAACTATTAGGTGAGTAGAATCTGCTACTACTAAGAATCAAATCTAGTAGTAGGTTTTGCATGATTCTATGATTGAATCTCCTGTTaaagttttagtttttctttatttatatttcacGGTTCCATAACTTGCCATTTCATTTTGTAGGATATTTGGAGAGAAGGTAGCAGAAGTACCCCTTGTCGGTACAAGATTCCAGTATCGCCGACTTGGAATGTGTCGTGTTTTAATGGATGAGCTTGAAAAGGTaacataaaaatcatttgaatGACGCATTTTAGCTTGTTTTATGAACTATAATATAAAATGTTCTTGATATGGCATGTGAAATTCATATTGTAATTCATTTCTGATGTATAAATTTTTCTGAACATCGAAAGTCGTAAGAAGTTCTTACCAGCAATTCTTGTCTAAGCTTTATAGTAATCCAAAGCTCGAGATTTTActcaaatatataattgaaaagaTATCAAAATTTGTGTTcaagtttttttaatatagtttctAACTTTAAATTTGGTGCACTTAGTAGGTACTATGTTTGTACAAGAGTTCATCTTTATTTAAACAATGTCCTAAAAGTTCTTGTTATATTTTCACATTTAGTATCAAATTTCTCACTTGAATTGTTTACCTCGTCAGAAACTAAAGCAACTTGGAGTGGAGAGACTGGTTCTACCTGCTGTTCCTGGTGTGCTAGAAACTTGGACCAGTTCTTTTGGTTTTAAGCAGATGACAAACTTCGAGCGATCGCAGTTTTTGGACTACTCGTTCCTAGATTTCCAAGGAACAGTGATGTGTCAGAAACTGTTGTCAAGACACCCATCTCCTGATTCAG encodes:
- the LOC123881847 gene encoding uncharacterized protein LOC123881847, which codes for MEVDGGDKNNGNRKRKRGSLKKKLLVDEKVELRSLEDGFLGSWHPGKIVRCGRKKRYVKYDNILNDDESDYLIEVVNVSSVFDGVNPLSGSNCVYERGLIRPLPPPIELRIKDLPFGLCVDVNYQDAWWEGVIFDHCDGTKERSIFFPDLGDEMKVGVKQLRITQDWDESTENWLPRGKWVFLELFEECERVSYVAVSVKQIWYDVRMRKDFAETIKEWTCNVKELWREMVVEVIGDYYTLTLNEVRLALNLPKNLLEGGSSEPSDNVHCYAASHGNEIGSDIEIANRPKENGDSPNMLDVDQNCGSTSPIPLVDGEVEKESVLHEESESPKEISCANVLDSDKNRRRRRSTSINWRPLVLSEVEFCPEVINEYAVGCRSKTVRELLKTKVRKHLAYLGWTIEWTENNCPQNRRYRYKSPDIRDPKFYTSIFQVTKVLEDGSSMNFVPPQIDSNISHLLTDSQQMNRDLDVCPPTKDPSTVNIQSEPELCPLAIVKYYFHSLERNSADKRKWKLKAKKHLLAEGWIFDYPTERRKTTLYKSPQNQCLGTLQGACRLYLKEKIPEWTNSDQVNGDDLLPSVFQLLQKEPELHTIDGTPPTAKRNHKRTRTSKGSAQKGIENEVPTRVLRSSKRVQKVLGLSHQKPQNVLSWLIDYNIVLPKYKVFYRETEGEGNSPMVEGRITREGIKCSCCQNIYGLSGFANHAGGSSTCWPSACIFLKDGRSLLDCMREVMQDHRAREVMEKPCNYMFEGENDNICSVCNYGGELILCDQCPSAFHKNCLNLEDIPDGDWFCPSCRCGICGQNKIEKTEDGHFLTCIQCEHKYHVQCLRNKEKDNSRRYQENWFCGEECERVYKGLQNLLGKPVLVGEDNLTWTLVKYVNSENSGVGSAENDLVAESYTKLSVALSVMHECFEPLHNSFSRRDIVEDVIFNQRSELNRLNFQGFYTVLLERNEELISVATIRIFGEKVAEVPLVGTRFQYRRLGMCRVLMDELEKKLKQLGVERLVLPAVPGVLETWTSSFGFKQMTNFERSQFLDYSFLDFQGTVMCQKLLSRHPSPDSDVTRDATTPKQDGSFSVKCKINFETASPVAEVDQMEGIGESGIMDLQVWRPNPNS